Proteins co-encoded in one Chitinophagales bacterium genomic window:
- a CDS encoding ThiF family adenylyltransferase: MIDTSTQKIISLKMPPSEWDSTFQMISWWEKDRVRNANVMVVGAGALGNEVLKNLTLLNVGNVFIVDFDTIEYSNLCRSILFRESDSKGGKYKADTAAERIREINPNINVRTIKGDISIDVGLGLFRRMDVVIGCLDNRLARLSLNRSCHKVNKVWIDGGIENLAGKCVVYKPTVSCYECSLSESAWANIKYKIGCLDVAQRNVSQGRIPTTPISSSIIGAMQVQESLKVIHNNVEQLTAGKTYYYEGMSNESLLYKSAYLKEDCLSHFVYEDIIESPLSADFSIEDVLSWLKEYFKDENPVIELDHDLILEINSESNKESIPVVIARPHFTNNLIAKHQTAPNDKIFITKDIAVIDGNFENQQLSLKEIGIPPLHIIKVHANETTNYVELTGDLSLYNF; encoded by the coding sequence ATGATTGACACATCCACTCAAAAAATAATATCATTGAAAATGCCCCCCAGTGAGTGGGACAGTACCTTCCAGATGATTTCTTGGTGGGAAAAAGACCGAGTTAGAAATGCAAATGTCATGGTTGTTGGTGCAGGTGCCCTTGGTAATGAAGTATTGAAAAATCTTACATTGCTGAATGTTGGAAATGTATTTATAGTCGATTTTGATACTATTGAATATTCTAATTTGTGTAGGTCTATTTTGTTTAGAGAATCAGATAGTAAAGGAGGTAAATACAAAGCAGATACTGCAGCAGAGCGAATTAGGGAAATAAACCCTAATATTAATGTCCGAACAATCAAAGGGGATATTTCGATTGATGTTGGACTGGGATTATTTCGACGAATGGATGTTGTTATTGGATGTTTGGACAACCGCTTAGCAAGGTTATCTTTAAATAGATCCTGTCATAAGGTAAACAAAGTTTGGATAGATGGAGGAATTGAAAATTTGGCAGGCAAATGTGTAGTTTACAAACCAACTGTATCATGCTATGAGTGTTCCTTATCGGAGAGTGCATGGGCTAATATTAAGTACAAGATTGGATGTTTAGATGTTGCACAACGGAATGTTTCTCAGGGAAGAATACCTACTACTCCTATATCTTCTTCAATCATTGGAGCAATGCAAGTCCAAGAGTCTCTCAAAGTCATTCATAACAATGTAGAACAACTGACTGCTGGCAAAACGTATTACTATGAAGGTATGAGTAATGAATCGTTGTTATATAAATCTGCATACTTAAAAGAGGACTGCTTGAGTCATTTTGTTTATGAAGACATTATAGAATCACCGCTAAGTGCTGATTTTAGTATAGAAGATGTTTTGTCTTGGTTGAAGGAATATTTCAAAGATGAAAACCCTGTGATAGAATTAGATCATGATTTGATTCTTGAAATTAACTCAGAAAGTAATAAAGAAAGTATTCCTGTGGTTATTGCAAGACCACATTTTACAAATAACCTTATCGCAAAACACCAAACAGCACCAAATGATAAAATTTTTATCACAAAAGATATAGCAGTTATAGATGGCAATTTTGAGAATCAACAATTATCACTGAAAGAAATTGGAATTCCTCCTTTGCACATCATAAAAGTCCATGCAAATGAAACTACTAATTATGTAGAACTTACTGGAGATTTAAGTTTATATAACTTTTAA
- a CDS encoding prephenate dehydrogenase, with the protein MTTTIIGLGLIGGSLGLDLKERGFTQKVIGVDANPKHTEDALELGLVDEVMKLKEAVELADLVILAVPVNAIIKLLPIVLDSIKDDAVVTDMGSTKGGMVKAVENHPKRGQYVASHPMAGTEYSGPRAAIRGMFDGKVAILCNATDSTPEAKHTVGFMYSRLKMRIIEMDAAEHDVHAAYVSHVSHISSFILANTVLEKEKSVANIFNMAGGGFASTVRLAKSSPEMWSQIFEQNADNIMEVINTYVKNLLLWRWHIEQGEFDELAKMMQSANEIRKILK; encoded by the coding sequence ATGACTACAACGATTATAGGACTGGGATTGATAGGCGGTTCTTTGGGCTTGGACCTAAAAGAGCGAGGGTTTACGCAAAAAGTGATTGGTGTGGATGCAAATCCAAAACATACTGAAGATGCACTAGAATTGGGCTTAGTAGATGAAGTGATGAAATTGAAGGAAGCGGTTGAGTTAGCGGATTTGGTGATTTTGGCTGTTCCTGTTAATGCGATTATCAAATTATTACCAATCGTATTGGATTCTATAAAAGACGATGCTGTGGTGACAGATATGGGTTCAACAAAAGGTGGCATGGTGAAAGCAGTTGAAAATCACCCTAAAAGAGGTCAATATGTGGCTTCACATCCTATGGCAGGAACAGAATATTCAGGGCCGAGGGCCGCAATTCGTGGAATGTTTGACGGTAAGGTGGCGATTTTGTGCAATGCCACAGACAGTACCCCAGAGGCGAAACACACGGTAGGATTTATGTATAGTAGATTGAAGATGCGGATAATCGAAATGGATGCTGCCGAACATGATGTTCATGCAGCGTATGTGTCACATGTTTCGCATATTAGTTCATTCATACTGGCAAATACAGTGTTGGAGAAAGAAAAAAGTGTAGCAAATATTTTTAATATGGCTGGTGGAGGTTTTGCTTCCACTGTGCGCTTGGCGAAAAGTTCACCCGAAATGTGGTCGCAAATATTTGAGCAAAATGCAGACAATATCATGGAGGTAATCAATACGTATGTCAAAAATTTACTACTTTGGAGATGGCATATTGAGCAGGGAGAATTTGACGAGCTGGCGAAAATGATGCAGTCTGCGAATGAGATTCGGAAAATCCTGAAGTAA
- a CDS encoding DUF2157 domain-containing protein gives MNQPEQNSFLQSQIPLWLSKGWISNDTAQEILQYYESTEVTPSMSMPKNSINWGFIIMGILGATLIGSGIILIFAHNWDDFSRSTKTILCFLPLISAQIIYGYSFFKKSDSVAWIESTAIFLMLMLASCMALISQTYNLPGTIQDFLFVWCLLTIPLLYLSNATLVCVLYLCLISSWAMGAGRYGESIWYWGFLLAALPHLWKNLQVLQKGYATKNFVGFGDRARANLLGWTLVITFVIAIHNVFENRVALNWLLGDSIIFTFLYMLGKQFFGQEKSMWLRPFQTTAIAGIFVMSMFLTFKWHLSDIDFSKWIAGKNYPQFATWVNFAVLLIAVVALKALAIQFWQKGRQVNYLLLSFPTMVLVGIFIALSTNDFWVRALFNLYIFAWGLYYVNEGIKHQLVALVNAGTLFLATLLIVRFFDSDLDFLLKGIAFVVIGVGFLTANYVLTKRLKQVNSDE, from the coding sequence ATGAACCAACCCGAACAAAACTCCTTCCTCCAATCCCAAATCCCCCTATGGCTCTCCAAAGGCTGGATAAGCAATGATACCGCCCAAGAAATACTTCAATACTATGAAAGCACCGAAGTCACACCGTCGATGTCAATGCCAAAAAACAGCATCAACTGGGGCTTCATCATCATGGGTATATTGGGAGCAACATTAATAGGCAGCGGCATCATCTTGATATTCGCACACAATTGGGACGATTTCAGCCGAAGCACCAAAACAATTCTGTGTTTTCTACCCTTGATAAGCGCACAAATCATTTATGGATATAGTTTTTTCAAAAAATCGGATTCAGTAGCATGGATAGAAAGCACAGCCATATTTTTGATGTTGATGTTGGCGAGTTGCATGGCATTGATCAGTCAGACCTACAATTTGCCAGGTACAATACAAGATTTTTTATTTGTGTGGTGTTTGCTAACCATTCCCTTACTCTATCTCAGCAATGCCACTTTGGTTTGTGTATTGTATTTGTGTCTGATTAGTTCGTGGGCAATGGGAGCAGGGAGGTATGGTGAAAGCATCTGGTATTGGGGATTTCTGTTGGCAGCATTACCGCACTTGTGGAAAAATTTGCAAGTATTGCAGAAAGGATATGCTACAAAAAACTTTGTTGGTTTTGGAGATAGGGCAAGGGCGAATTTACTGGGATGGACTTTGGTCATTACCTTCGTTATTGCCATACACAATGTTTTTGAAAACCGTGTTGCTCTAAATTGGTTGCTTGGAGATTCTATCATTTTTACTTTTTTGTATATGCTTGGTAAACAGTTCTTTGGCCAAGAAAAAAGTATGTGGTTGCGGCCATTTCAGACCACTGCGATTGCAGGGATTTTTGTTATGTCTATGTTTTTGACCTTCAAATGGCACCTGAGTGATATTGATTTTTCAAAATGGATAGCTGGGAAAAATTACCCTCAATTTGCTACTTGGGTCAATTTTGCCGTTTTGCTCATTGCAGTTGTTGCACTCAAAGCTTTGGCGATTCAGTTTTGGCAAAAAGGGCGGCAGGTGAATTATTTATTGTTGAGCTTTCCAACAATGGTTTTGGTTGGTATTTTTATAGCCTTATCTACGAATGATTTTTGGGTGAGGGCCTTGTTCAATTTGTACATTTTCGCATGGGGATTGTACTATGTCAATGAAGGAATCAAGCATCAATTGGTGGCTTTGGTCAATGCAGGTACTTTGTTTTTGGCGACCTTACTCATTGTACGTTTCTTTGACAGCGATTTGGATTTCTTATTGAAGGGAATCGCTTTTGTAGTAATTGGTGTGGGCTTTCTGACTGCCAATTATGTGTTGACCAAACGATTGAAGCAGGTGAATAGTGATGAGTAG
- a CDS encoding GDYXXLXY domain-containing protein yields the protein MKKPIYLTAAFFIVMLLYLAYPAYLIATHENTLSTGQVFRFKPRPVDPYDAFRGKYIVLSYEENSLTYPNAMETFDFNSKVYLEVNTDAQGFAKITNAYTQTPDFSNYIATNVNYVDSNTIYYNLPFDRYYLNEYDAPVAEQAYNDILRQQNRNDSTTVAAYIDVRVKNGLAIIEELYLQNQLIKEYLEGLKRLKN from the coding sequence ATGAAAAAACCAATCTATCTTACCGCTGCTTTTTTCATAGTCATGTTGCTGTATTTGGCCTACCCTGCCTATTTGATTGCAACACATGAGAATACGCTCAGCACAGGACAAGTTTTTCGATTCAAACCACGACCCGTTGATCCCTATGATGCTTTTCGAGGCAAATATATTGTGCTTTCTTATGAAGAAAACAGTCTGACCTATCCCAATGCAATGGAAACTTTTGACTTCAATTCAAAGGTGTATTTGGAGGTCAATACAGATGCTCAGGGTTTTGCCAAAATCACGAATGCCTACACCCAAACTCCCGATTTCTCCAATTATATCGCTACAAATGTCAATTATGTCGATAGCAATACCATCTACTACAACCTGCCTTTTGATCGCTACTATCTGAATGAATACGATGCGCCTGTTGCAGAACAAGCTTACAATGATATACTTAGACAACAAAACCGCAACGATAGTACAACCGTTGCGGCTTATATAGATGTTCGTGTTAAAAACGGTTTGGCAATTATTGAAGAGTTGTATCTTCAAAATCAGCTAATTAAGGAATATTTGGAGGGATTGAAGCGATTGAAAAATTGA
- a CDS encoding VWA domain-containing protein: MKANKYFIFLLLLLCTIPLVGNDGSSYIKVNEIEVDKENKLLDVYLNIVVGGNGVEEQMVRDNLHIYDEEWTKIEPHTIKSSLGDGATAPVYVLFLLDRSGSMRGEKLSKAKSAIKKTLELPNIPATTYFATFDDNISSNKQLTISNFEDVVGSQQTQSDYDTDLHYAVINKVERLKDKSGKKVIILLTDGKNDIINSKGKIMVPRYEDESVPRYNQEDVYRAVSPLGSDFSIFTIGLGNDVDASFLEKIPKYTSNIDDEYQFAASPDKLANAFQQVAKSIGHNYLVKLRPPNAVFRGEPRELKLEFKDNAESFTDLKEYSFGSTTQAVSLVPTTDSSKLPIFIGGLLFIIGLLLLLSIMIPILRKNQFNKKYVKKYLNVKNPKVKSSDPITMLPFEDEDYVVTKCSHLISLDSWEANNNSCCYYPSQCKDGVAPNDKANFFTQQGINRLLNWLWFGSLGGFIGWCIFLIFDSIDLGFYQDFLQSVFDKDDKQFSGSIFIQTLSGTALGIGLSLALSAVEESGQGGTFRPSKVVLRTLIGGFIAFIIFLAESFLFVNYFSAIPFIGRLFSWILFGTALGYVITIHSSIEKQQGIKGGFIAALIAYPFYFILTQININPEIGKLLGFIIYGGILGGLIHTVVSKLESFYLEYLSPASFRGQKVPISKWLKACLSIYIGQDVDCHVRIKWPDGYVIGKHALLTFNEQKAKVVISPLGETLINNVVIKRERELNDGDIIQLSMNSKTTLQYLEKKEQVNDASILNEKKHQGAQLIHSSNSKRIRITKQH, translated from the coding sequence ATGAAAGCTAACAAATACTTTATTTTCTTATTACTTCTTCTATGTACTATACCTTTAGTAGGTAATGATGGTTCTTCATACATAAAGGTAAATGAAATTGAAGTTGACAAAGAAAATAAGTTATTGGATGTATATTTGAATATTGTTGTTGGAGGAAATGGTGTAGAGGAACAAATGGTAAGAGATAATTTGCATATATATGATGAAGAGTGGACAAAAATTGAACCTCATACTATAAAGTCAAGTTTGGGAGATGGAGCAACTGCACCAGTTTACGTTTTATTCTTGTTAGACAGAAGTGGTAGTATGAGGGGAGAGAAACTATCAAAGGCAAAATCCGCCATCAAAAAAACTTTGGAATTACCCAATATCCCAGCTACTACCTACTTTGCTACTTTTGATGATAATATTAGTAGTAACAAGCAACTGACTATTAGTAACTTCGAAGATGTTGTAGGCTCGCAACAAACCCAAAGTGATTATGATACAGATTTACATTATGCTGTCATTAATAAAGTAGAAAGGCTAAAAGATAAAAGCGGAAAGAAGGTTATTATCTTACTAACTGATGGTAAAAATGATATTATCAATAGTAAGGGGAAAATAATGGTTCCTCGATATGAAGATGAAAGCGTTCCAAGGTATAATCAAGAAGATGTTTACAGAGCTGTTAGTCCTTTAGGAAGCGACTTTTCAATATTCACAATTGGTTTGGGGAATGATGTAGATGCAAGTTTTCTGGAAAAAATACCCAAATATACTTCAAATATAGATGATGAGTATCAATTTGCTGCATCCCCTGATAAACTGGCTAATGCGTTCCAGCAAGTTGCTAAAAGTATAGGGCACAACTATTTGGTAAAACTTCGTCCTCCCAATGCTGTATTTCGAGGCGAGCCGAGAGAACTCAAACTGGAATTTAAGGATAATGCAGAAAGTTTTACAGATTTAAAAGAATATTCATTTGGGTCGACTACACAAGCTGTAAGCCTCGTTCCAACTACTGACTCTTCTAAACTTCCTATTTTTATTGGTGGTTTATTATTCATAATAGGATTGTTACTATTATTGTCTATAATGATTCCTATTCTCAGGAAGAATCAATTTAATAAAAAATATGTTAAAAAATATTTAAATGTTAAAAACCCCAAAGTTAAAAGCTCCGATCCTATCACAATGCTTCCTTTTGAGGATGAAGATTATGTTGTAACAAAATGTTCTCATTTAATATCCTTAGATAGTTGGGAGGCAAACAATAATTCTTGTTGTTATTATCCGTCTCAATGTAAGGATGGTGTTGCCCCAAATGATAAAGCTAATTTTTTTACACAGCAAGGAATCAACCGTTTATTGAATTGGCTGTGGTTTGGTTCTTTGGGAGGTTTTATCGGGTGGTGCATTTTCCTCATTTTTGATTCAATTGATTTAGGGTTTTACCAAGATTTTCTTCAATCTGTTTTTGATAAAGATGATAAACAGTTTTCTGGAAGTATTTTTATCCAAACTTTAAGTGGTACAGCTTTAGGAATTGGTTTAAGTTTGGCATTATCTGCTGTAGAAGAATCTGGACAAGGCGGAACATTTAGACCTTCAAAAGTTGTATTACGTACCTTAATTGGAGGATTCATCGCTTTTATAATTTTCTTAGCAGAATCTTTTCTATTTGTTAATTATTTTAGTGCAATACCTTTTATAGGTAGGTTGTTTAGCTGGATATTATTTGGAACAGCATTGGGTTATGTTATTACAATTCATTCTTCAATAGAGAAGCAGCAAGGGATAAAAGGAGGATTTATTGCAGCTTTAATTGCATATCCATTTTATTTTATTTTAACTCAAATTAATATCAATCCAGAAATAGGTAAACTATTGGGCTTTATTATTTATGGAGGTATATTGGGAGGGTTGATTCATACCGTAGTATCTAAATTGGAAAGTTTTTATTTGGAATATTTATCACCTGCTAGCTTTAGAGGTCAAAAAGTGCCTATTAGTAAATGGTTAAAAGCATGCTTAAGTATTTATATAGGACAAGATGTGGATTGTCACGTTCGTATTAAATGGCCAGATGGTTATGTGATTGGAAAACATGCACTTCTTACTTTTAATGAGCAAAAAGCAAAAGTTGTTATCTCGCCTTTAGGAGAAACCTTGATTAATAATGTGGTTATTAAAAGAGAAAGAGAATTAAATGATGGCGATATTATTCAATTATCTATGAACAGTAAAACAACATTACAGTATTTGGAAAAGAAAGAGCAAGTTAATGATGCTTCCATATTGAATGAAAAAAAACATCAAGGAGCTCAGCTGATTCATAGTTCTAATAGTAAAAGAATTAGAATTACTAAACAACATTAG
- a CDS encoding ubiquitin-conjugating enzyme E2 — translation MNYNLSKLKNPRHKRKAKEHLLLEEFCNRSNKISYEVLRQLGKSPPDAYLIHYNVKSIIGINSDKSPIYGFHHTAEISFPSDYPSVTSPPRCYMRTPIWHPNIRYDEPNKGHICVNDKALGAWHTLDMLVRFIGEILQYKNYHAINTDPYPEDPMVAEWVRQYAEPMGIVNKNRKIYVDFDELLLPEDGFVQPTPPKPVKPKPKIKITKISNESITDTSQNSDNKPLGSVEGGSSIKITKLS, via the coding sequence ATGAATTATAATTTATCTAAACTTAAAAACCCAAGACATAAACGTAAAGCAAAAGAACATCTTTTATTGGAGGAATTTTGTAATAGAAGTAACAAAATTTCTTATGAAGTATTGAGACAATTAGGAAAATCCCCTCCTGATGCCTACTTAATTCATTATAATGTTAAAAGTATTATAGGGATTAATTCCGATAAATCTCCTATCTATGGATTCCACCATACTGCAGAAATTAGTTTCCCTTCGGATTATCCAAGCGTTACAAGCCCTCCAAGGTGCTATATGCGTACTCCAATTTGGCATCCAAATATAAGATATGACGAACCTAATAAAGGGCATATATGCGTAAACGACAAAGCTTTAGGTGCTTGGCACACATTAGATATGTTAGTTAGGTTTATTGGTGAAATACTTCAATATAAAAATTACCATGCCATAAATACAGATCCATATCCTGAAGATCCAATGGTTGCGGAATGGGTTCGGCAATATGCAGAACCTATGGGGATTGTGAATAAGAATCGAAAAATATATGTGGATTTTGATGAATTGTTATTACCTGAAGATGGATTTGTGCAACCTACACCACCTAAGCCTGTGAAGCCTAAACCGAAGATAAAAATTACAAAAATATCAAATGAAAGTATAACAGATACTAGTCAGAATTCTGATAATAAACCACTTGGAAGTGTAGAAGGGGGAAGTTCTATTAAAATCACAAAATTGAGTTAG
- a CDS encoding bifunctional 3-deoxy-7-phosphoheptulonate synthase/chorismate mutase type II: MQVKLNITPLEEWGLGLSRKEPLLISGPCSAETEEQVLETAQRLSKQKIHLLRAGIWKPRTRPNSFEGMGSPALKWLKNASKQTGLPVTCEVANVKHVYEALRMGIDILWIGARTTVNPFAVQEIADALVDVDIPVMVKNPVNPDLDLWIGAFERLNRAGITKLAAIHRGFSSHSQTRYRNIPLWEIPIELMRRIPELPIICDPSHICGRRDLLQEVSQKAMDLNFDGLMIESHINPAKALSDAKQQVIPERYGEIINSLVIRKTSTDDVMVQHNLDDLRELIDEKDKEVLSLLVERMGIAERIGDYKRENGITILQPARWDELIRDRIAEGEKVGLSAHFMQDLYTAVHNESIRHQTKVMNSEIA, translated from the coding sequence ATGCAAGTTAAATTGAATATTACACCGCTGGAAGAGTGGGGTTTAGGATTGAGTAGAAAAGAACCTTTGTTGATTAGCGGTCCATGTAGTGCCGAAACAGAGGAACAGGTGTTGGAAACGGCTCAACGCTTGTCAAAACAAAAAATACACCTTTTGCGGGCAGGTATTTGGAAACCTCGTACTCGCCCAAATAGTTTTGAAGGCATGGGAAGTCCTGCTTTGAAGTGGCTGAAAAACGCTTCAAAACAAACGGGATTGCCTGTAACCTGTGAAGTGGCGAATGTGAAACACGTCTATGAAGCTCTTAGAATGGGCATTGACATCCTCTGGATTGGTGCAAGAACTACGGTCAATCCTTTTGCAGTTCAAGAAATTGCGGATGCTTTGGTAGATGTGGATATTCCTGTGATGGTGAAAAATCCTGTAAATCCCGATTTGGATCTATGGATTGGTGCATTTGAGCGTTTGAACCGAGCGGGCATTACCAAATTGGCGGCTATTCACCGTGGTTTTTCCTCTCATAGTCAAACCCGCTACCGCAATATTCCGCTTTGGGAAATTCCGATTGAATTGATGCGCCGTATTCCTGAATTACCTATTATTTGTGATCCTAGTCATATTTGTGGTCGCCGAGATCTTTTGCAGGAAGTATCTCAAAAAGCGATGGATTTGAATTTTGACGGATTGATGATTGAATCACATATCAATCCTGCCAAAGCATTGAGCGATGCTAAACAGCAGGTTATACCAGAAAGATATGGCGAAATCATTAATTCTTTGGTCATTCGTAAAACTTCAACGGATGATGTGATGGTGCAACACAATTTGGACGATTTGCGAGAATTGATTGACGAAAAAGACAAGGAAGTACTCTCACTCTTGGTCGAAAGAATGGGTATTGCTGAGCGAATCGGAGATTATAAGCGTGAAAATGGCATCACAATTTTGCAGCCTGCAAGGTGGGATGAGTTGATTCGTGATCGAATTGCAGAAGGTGAAAAAGTAGGTTTGAGCGCACATTTTATGCAGGATTTATATACAGCAGTACACAATGAATCTATTCGACACCAGACAAAGGTGATGAATAGTGAGATTGCATAA
- a CDS encoding serine/threonine-protein kinase, whose amino-acid sequence MKVSIQEFRKTYLFDDQKDFLGKGGFGEVYKAFSKIRGEYVVLKFYNGQVSKYDVISEIKKAIKLEHPNLIRYYSGYDVEFLSGEVKQTAVMEYANGGDLKNLLRSMKNPLDRESLLKIKKIVRGILKGLAFLGDNNIIHRDIKPENLLIHITGENPNDFIIKIGDFGLASQVQKRLVLVKEKKIDLVGTPAYMAPEIFSNDYSVLNEYGQPQISLNADLWALGMLVYFIFKRQLPFGVINTATTYFQIRNNILHNPIPTNFDLIPQPYRTIVEQCLIRDAKKRVRRSQDLFGLVGLQNEDHKKSLPFIKPIIKPIVIKTTQINDEKTPSIKTGKIIKISKSKQKITIKPKK is encoded by the coding sequence ATGAAAGTCTCTATACAAGAGTTTAGAAAAACATACTTATTTGATGACCAAAAAGACTTTTTGGGAAAAGGAGGTTTTGGGGAGGTATATAAAGCCTTCTCTAAAATTAGAGGTGAGTATGTGGTTTTAAAGTTTTATAACGGACAAGTATCTAAATATGATGTTATTTCAGAAATAAAAAAAGCCATTAAGTTAGAACACCCTAATTTAATAAGATATTACTCAGGATATGATGTTGAGTTCTTATCTGGTGAAGTGAAACAAACAGCAGTTATGGAATATGCAAATGGAGGTGATTTAAAGAATCTATTAAGATCAATGAAAAATCCTTTAGATAGAGAATCATTGTTAAAGATAAAAAAAATTGTTAGGGGTATTCTTAAAGGATTGGCTTTTCTAGGAGACAATAATATTATACATCGAGATATAAAACCTGAGAACTTACTAATTCACATTACAGGAGAAAACCCAAATGATTTCATAATTAAAATTGGAGATTTTGGCTTGGCAAGTCAAGTTCAAAAAAGACTGGTCTTGGTAAAGGAAAAAAAGATTGATTTGGTTGGAACACCAGCTTATATGGCACCAGAAATATTTAGTAATGATTATTCTGTTCTAAATGAATATGGACAACCACAAATTAGCCTGAATGCGGACTTATGGGCTTTGGGGATGCTAGTGTATTTTATATTCAAAAGGCAACTTCCTTTTGGAGTAATAAATACTGCAACAACCTATTTTCAAATTAGGAATAATATACTTCACAATCCCATACCAACGAATTTTGACTTAATTCCACAACCTTATCGTACCATAGTTGAACAGTGTTTGATTAGAGATGCCAAAAAAAGAGTAAGAAGATCGCAAGATTTGTTTGGATTAGTAGGGCTGCAGAATGAAGATCATAAAAAATCTTTACCATTCATAAAACCTATAATAAAGCCTATAGTAATAAAAACTACTCAAATAAATGACGAAAAAACACCTTCAATAAAAACAGGGAAAATCATTAAAATATCAAAAAGTAAACAAAAGATTACCATTAAACCTAAAAAATAA